One window of Rhizobium leguminosarum genomic DNA carries:
- a CDS encoding PAS domain-containing protein, translating into MRVQTTIEIFDYWNRIRGAADAPLKSQVEPSAVPHLLQSLFILETREEGDIGFRLAGTRICDLFGRDLRGARFASLWANGQHADIERTAMGVMDHTMPALFNATGYSTVGHQASFEIIMMPLRSPGGACDRLLGAIAPTAAASWLEIVPLEFLALDRSRLLPGKFGNAEAAELRPINEIVAGKSFGFGQVMRRMVSQLLTSAEAR; encoded by the coding sequence ATGCGTGTGCAAACGACCATCGAAATTTTTGATTACTGGAACCGTATCCGCGGCGCTGCCGATGCGCCGCTGAAATCGCAGGTCGAACCCTCCGCCGTACCCCATCTGCTCCAAAGCCTGTTCATCCTCGAGACGCGCGAGGAAGGTGACATCGGCTTCCGGCTCGCCGGCACCCGCATCTGCGATTTGTTTGGGCGGGATCTGCGTGGCGCACGTTTCGCCTCACTCTGGGCAAATGGCCAGCATGCGGACATCGAACGCACGGCGATGGGTGTGATGGACCATACCATGCCGGCCCTGTTCAATGCGACCGGCTACAGCACCGTCGGTCATCAGGCCTCTTTCGAGATCATCATGATGCCACTGCGCTCGCCGGGCGGCGCCTGCGATCGGCTGCTCGGTGCGATCGCACCCACGGCGGCTGCGAGCTGGCTGGAAATCGTGCCGCTCGAATTCCTGGCGCTCGACCGCAGCCGTCTGTTGCCCGGGAAATTCGGCAACGCTGAAGCCGCTGAGCTGCGCCCCATCAACGAAATCGTTGCCGGCAAAAGCTTCGGTTTCGGGCAGGTCATGCGCCGCATGGTGTCGCAGCTGCTGACGAGTGCGGAGGCGCGCTGA
- the pip gene encoding prolyl aminopeptidase, producing the protein MAALYPEVEPYDGGLLDTGDGNLIYWEACGNPAGRPALVLHGGPGSGCSTTARRQFDPDAYRIILFDQRNCGRSLPSAADPETDLSLNTTWHLVADMERLRLFFGIDTWLLFGNSWGSTLALTYAETHPQRVTAIVLSGVTTTRRSEVDWLYRGMAPLFPEEWHRFRQAVPADSRQQDDDIVAAYHRLLNDPNPETRLRAAHDWHDWEAASILLADPKGLPRRWADPAYLLTRARIITHYFANGAWLEDGQLLRNAGRLAGIPGILLQGRFDIEAPLATAWDLARAWPQSELQILPHASHSTANPDMSAAIVAATDRFRDSPQK; encoded by the coding sequence ATGGCAGCTCTCTATCCGGAAGTCGAACCCTATGATGGTGGCCTGCTCGACACGGGCGATGGGAATCTGATCTATTGGGAAGCCTGCGGCAATCCGGCGGGCCGACCCGCGCTGGTGCTGCATGGCGGGCCGGGCTCCGGCTGTTCGACGACGGCGCGGCGCCAATTCGATCCCGATGCCTACCGGATCATTCTGTTCGATCAGCGCAATTGCGGCCGCAGTCTGCCGAGCGCTGCCGATCCCGAGACCGATCTCTCCCTCAACACGACCTGGCACCTCGTCGCCGATATGGAGCGGCTGCGGCTCTTCTTCGGCATCGACACCTGGCTCCTATTCGGCAATTCCTGGGGCTCGACGCTGGCGCTTACCTATGCCGAAACCCATCCGCAGCGCGTCACGGCGATCGTCCTGTCAGGCGTGACCACCACAAGGCGCTCGGAAGTCGACTGGCTCTATCGCGGCATGGCGCCGCTCTTTCCGGAAGAATGGCACCGTTTCCGCCAGGCGGTCCCCGCAGACAGCCGGCAACAAGATGACGACATAGTGGCCGCCTATCATCGTCTCCTCAATGATCCCAACCCGGAAACGCGGCTGAGGGCGGCGCACGACTGGCATGATTGGGAAGCGGCCTCGATCCTGCTCGCCGACCCCAAAGGCCTGCCGCGCCGCTGGGCCGATCCGGCCTATCTGCTGACGCGGGCTCGCATCATCACCCACTATTTCGCCAACGGCGCCTGGCTGGAAGACGGCCAACTTTTGAGGAATGCCGGGCGGCTCGCCGGCATACCCGGTATCCTGCTGCAGGGAAGGTTCGACATCGAAGCGCCGCTTGCCACCGCCTGGGACCTGGCACGCGCCTGGCCGCAAAGCGAGCTCCAAATCCTTCCGCATGCGTCCCACTCCACCGCAAATCCCGATATGAGCGCAGCGATCGTCGCCGCTACCGACCGATTTCGGGATTCCCCGCAAAAATAA
- a CDS encoding transglutaminase-like cysteine peptidase produces the protein MTTANILKGGLLAGALMMAMAGSGQAMPASMALAGNASPPIGHYEFCKANPTECAYAGGDAGPTILTEDRWKEILKVNYTVNSTIQPETDEQIYGVEERWAYPTTVGDCEDYALLKRKMLIEDGFSPSDTLITVVLQPNGEGHAVLTVRTDHGDFILDNMRNKVLLWSDTEYTYLKRQSADDPARWSKLQDGRTVAVGSVK, from the coding sequence ATGACAACTGCAAACATCCTGAAAGGCGGCCTTCTGGCCGGTGCCCTCATGATGGCAATGGCGGGTTCGGGACAGGCGATGCCCGCCAGCATGGCCCTGGCAGGCAATGCCAGCCCGCCGATCGGACATTACGAATTCTGCAAGGCGAATCCAACCGAATGCGCCTATGCCGGTGGCGATGCTGGGCCAACCATCCTCACCGAGGATCGCTGGAAGGAAATTCTCAAGGTCAATTACACCGTCAATTCGACGATCCAGCCGGAGACGGATGAACAGATCTACGGCGTCGAAGAGCGCTGGGCCTATCCCACAACCGTCGGCGATTGTGAGGATTATGCCCTGCTGAAGCGCAAGATGCTGATAGAAGACGGATTCTCGCCATCCGACACGCTGATCACCGTCGTGCTGCAGCCGAACGGCGAAGGCCATGCCGTGCTGACGGTCCGCACCGATCACGGCGATTTCATTCTCGACAACATGCGCAACAAGGTGCTGCTGTGGTCGGATACCGAATACACCTACCTGAAGCGTCAGTCCGCCGACGATCCGGCCCGCTGGTCGAAGCTCCAGGACGGCCGCACTGTCGCGGTTGGTAGCGTCAAGTAA
- a CDS encoding DUF1489 family protein, with translation MALHLIKLCVGADSIDDLREWVAERSLRAIAAGLEPHSVHTTRMVPKRMEELLDGGSLYWVIKGQVQARQKLLGIETFTDGEGISRCRLMLGPEVIETAVQPKRPFQGWRYYTEDDVPRDLMSLGAGIVEMPADLRRELTELGLL, from the coding sequence ATGGCATTGCATCTCATCAAACTCTGCGTCGGCGCTGACTCGATAGACGATCTGCGCGAATGGGTAGCGGAACGCTCGCTGCGCGCCATCGCCGCCGGGCTCGAGCCGCATTCGGTGCACACGACGCGCATGGTGCCGAAACGCATGGAGGAACTGCTTGACGGCGGCTCGCTCTATTGGGTGATCAAAGGCCAGGTGCAGGCGCGGCAGAAGCTGCTCGGCATCGAGACCTTCACCGACGGCGAGGGCATTTCGCGTTGCCGCCTGATGCTTGGCCCTGAGGTCATCGAGACGGCCGTGCAGCCGAAGCGTCCCTTCCAGGGCTGGCGGTATTACACCGAGGATGACGTGCCGCGCGACCTGATGAGCCTTGGCGCCGGCATTGTCGAAATGCCGGCGGACCTTCGCCGCGAGCTGACGGAACTTGGCCTGCTCTAG
- a CDS encoding SPOR domain-containing protein gives MQAKSGIVSRSVSPVSSSRSGSFFAKLLAILSVAVTIILVDSVSAEAEAANSKYAGIVVDAKAGNVLYSENADRLQYPASLTKMMTIYMTFEALEQGRIRLDTPVPFSAHAAAQAPTKLGVRAGGTITVEQGILGLVTLSANDAATALGEMLGGGSEDRFAQLMTAKAHALGMTRTTYRNANGLPNTAQMTTARDQARLGIALRQHFPQYYGYFSTRAFKFGTRTIRSHNRLVGSVRGVDGIKTGYTRAAGFNLVSSVQVDGKSIVGVVLGGASTPARDTQMRNLIATYLPKASSRGGSSALIADAAPAPAMIETPAAVMPQKTQQKAQLQMAKAITAAQPPVSAAVADLSLPHKGPLPDARYQVAETEVAYTETAGSKSDNPLVAQPMPAPTKVKTTTFKQQASLAVPKPAPTAIQPEQGDTAVDNVTTASTTPTSTSAASTDNGPAGWVVQVGVSPSRQMAMDLLESAKSKGGKALASAKPFAVAYAAGGDQLYRARFGGFDDQRDAVNACKALKKAGIKCWAAAQ, from the coding sequence ATGCAAGCGAAGAGTGGAATAGTGTCAAGGTCAGTCTCCCCCGTATCATCGTCCCGATCCGGCAGCTTTTTCGCCAAGCTGCTGGCGATCCTTTCGGTGGCCGTCACGATCATCCTGGTCGATTCGGTAAGCGCCGAAGCTGAAGCGGCGAATTCGAAATATGCAGGCATCGTCGTCGACGCCAAGGCCGGCAACGTTCTCTACAGCGAGAATGCCGACCGGCTGCAATACCCCGCCTCGCTGACCAAGATGATGACCATCTACATGACCTTCGAGGCGCTGGAGCAAGGTCGTATTCGTCTCGATACGCCGGTTCCCTTCTCCGCCCATGCGGCGGCCCAGGCCCCGACCAAGCTCGGCGTTCGCGCCGGCGGTACGATCACCGTCGAGCAAGGCATTCTCGGCCTCGTCACCCTGTCGGCCAATGATGCCGCAACCGCGCTCGGCGAAATGCTCGGCGGCGGCAGCGAGGATCGTTTCGCCCAGCTGATGACCGCCAAGGCGCATGCGCTCGGCATGACACGCACCACCTATCGCAATGCCAACGGCCTGCCGAATACCGCGCAGATGACGACGGCGCGCGATCAGGCCCGCCTCGGCATCGCTCTTCGCCAGCATTTCCCGCAATATTACGGCTATTTCTCCACCCGCGCCTTCAAGTTCGGCACCCGCACGATCCGCAGCCACAACCGCCTGGTCGGTTCGGTGCGTGGCGTCGACGGCATCAAGACCGGTTACACCCGCGCCGCCGGCTTCAATCTGGTCAGCTCGGTGCAGGTGGACGGCAAGTCGATCGTCGGTGTCGTGCTCGGCGGCGCCTCGACGCCTGCCCGCGATACCCAGATGCGCAACCTGATCGCCACCTACCTGCCGAAGGCATCGAGCCGCGGCGGATCGTCGGCGCTGATCGCAGATGCGGCCCCTGCCCCGGCGATGATCGAGACACCTGCTGCGGTCATGCCGCAGAAGACCCAGCAGAAGGCCCAGCTGCAAATGGCCAAGGCGATCACCGCAGCGCAGCCGCCGGTTTCGGCCGCCGTCGCCGATCTCAGCCTGCCGCACAAGGGCCCGCTGCCGGACGCGCGTTATCAGGTCGCCGAGACCGAGGTCGCCTATACCGAGACCGCTGGGTCGAAGTCCGACAACCCGCTGGTAGCTCAGCCTATGCCGGCGCCGACCAAGGTCAAGACCACGACCTTCAAGCAACAGGCATCGCTCGCCGTGCCGAAACCGGCACCCACTGCCATCCAGCCGGAACAGGGCGATACGGCGGTCGATAATGTCACCACCGCTTCGACCACCCCGACCTCGACCAGTGCCGCTTCAACCGACAATGGCCCGGCCGGCTGGGTCGTGCAGGTCGGCGTCTCGCCGAGCCGGCAGATGGCCATGGATCTTCTGGAGAGCGCCAAGAGCAAGGGCGGCAAGGCATTGGCCTCGGCAAAGCCTTTCGCAGTCGCCTATGCGGCCGGCGGTGACCAGCTCTATCGCGCCCGCTTCGGTGGTTTCGACGACCAGCGTGATGCGGTCAATGCCTGCAAGGCCTTGAAGAAGGCCGGCATCAAGTGCTGGGCGGCTGCCCAATGA
- a CDS encoding PilZ domain-containing protein, translated as MHSFQPAQTQRPAPRPEQGVFQRVPINMQGRLMLANYEEFECMVIDMSPGDMYVTCLGRPRTNERVVAYIDHLGRVEGYVQTLDGRGFTMTINATERKREKLAAQLTWLANKHELGLPEDRRHDRLTPRDTNTELTLEDGTRYICRIMDLSLSGAAVDVEMRPSIGTAVRLGNMRGRVVRHFVEGVAIEFLSIQSRETLREFL; from the coding sequence ATGCACTCGTTCCAGCCAGCTCAGACGCAAAGACCTGCGCCGCGCCCTGAACAGGGCGTTTTTCAGCGCGTGCCCATCAATATGCAGGGCCGGCTGATGCTTGCGAATTACGAGGAGTTCGAATGCATGGTGATCGACATGTCGCCTGGCGACATGTACGTCACCTGCCTCGGTCGGCCACGCACTAACGAACGTGTCGTCGCCTATATCGACCATCTCGGCCGCGTCGAAGGTTATGTCCAGACGCTTGATGGCCGCGGCTTCACCATGACGATCAATGCCACCGAGCGGAAGCGCGAGAAGCTCGCCGCCCAGCTCACCTGGCTTGCCAACAAGCACGAACTCGGCCTGCCGGAAGATCGTCGCCATGACCGTCTGACGCCACGCGACACGAATACCGAACTAACGCTCGAAGACGGCACACGTTATATCTGCCGTATCATGGACCTTTCACTGTCGGGTGCTGCCGTCGACGTGGAGATGCGCCCCTCGATCGGAACGGCTGTGCGGCTCGGCAACATGCGCGGCCGCGTCGTCCGCCATTTCGTCGAAGGTGTCGCGATCGAATTCCTGTCGATCCAGTCCCGCGAGACGCTGCGCGAATTCCTCTGA